A portion of the Acidisarcina polymorpha genome contains these proteins:
- a CDS encoding ArnT family glycosyltransferase yields MEDQIPSKRINLAWKFLIPLFGIWFLLYGSFSLSRPPLPDGVATIHAEMAREMVNRSDWTTPFVNGVPVRSSSRALDWSIAASYRIFGVADWSARLPIALCILALAIILFYFGRKLLGWNAAGFYAALFFLTIPTTFLTTRDLTSAPFLCLGTTLVAVVLWELLVVKRIQGWNAIAISATACALILLTGGWPGVLLPLAIVLLCWIVRGTTDLARQAEWFLAGWAICAYLFAGIFERRPDAIIWLAPIPPLALLLGGWLTRNEAFSDQAIGRRIAWFVFAIGLLVSLSAAFFAIHGPLLFSVHHRSVVINAPSSRVPLLITAIAFLAGVTGHLIYRLRGRIRIANCFLAGTLAGIIVAIQVGMVLASPRYSSQILADAIRPELNPNDLVVIDGKYPDASSLAFYLERPVLIALPDRVGFNLIAPAVSTGAVALSQVWTGSARVFLWTSIDHPLATPGPGFVVANSGGKQIVSNQPNSAGAAF; encoded by the coding sequence GTGGAGGACCAGATTCCAAGCAAACGAATCAACCTGGCGTGGAAGTTCCTGATACCCCTTTTCGGGATATGGTTCCTCCTTTATGGCAGCTTTTCGCTGAGCCGTCCTCCGCTGCCTGACGGAGTGGCCACCATCCATGCTGAAATGGCGCGAGAGATGGTCAACCGAAGCGACTGGACGACGCCCTTCGTGAACGGCGTGCCAGTCAGGTCTTCCTCCCGGGCGCTCGACTGGAGTATCGCGGCAAGCTACAGGATCTTTGGTGTGGCGGATTGGTCAGCCCGGCTTCCGATCGCTCTGTGCATCCTCGCCCTGGCGATCATCCTCTTTTATTTCGGACGAAAACTGTTGGGTTGGAATGCCGCAGGCTTTTATGCCGCGCTTTTCTTTCTCACCATTCCGACCACGTTCTTAACAACTCGCGATCTGACGTCGGCCCCGTTTTTGTGCCTCGGCACAACACTGGTTGCTGTCGTGCTGTGGGAACTGCTGGTCGTCAAGCGGATTCAGGGCTGGAACGCGATCGCCATCTCGGCAACCGCATGCGCACTGATCCTGCTTACCGGAGGCTGGCCGGGCGTCCTCTTGCCATTGGCAATTGTTCTGCTCTGTTGGATCGTTCGCGGCACGACGGATCTGGCTCGCCAGGCGGAATGGTTTCTGGCTGGCTGGGCAATCTGTGCCTACCTCTTCGCAGGCATTTTCGAGCGCCGCCCAGATGCGATCATCTGGCTTGCTCCCATACCTCCGCTCGCTCTGCTGCTGGGCGGCTGGCTGACCAGGAATGAAGCCTTTTCCGATCAGGCGATTGGCCGTCGGATCGCATGGTTCGTCTTCGCGATCGGTCTTCTGGTCTCGCTGAGCGCGGCCTTCTTTGCCATACACGGACCGCTGCTCTTCAGCGTCCATCATCGATCCGTGGTCATCAATGCTCCGTCCAGCCGAGTCCCCTTGTTGATCACCGCAATTGCCTTTCTGGCCGGAGTTACCGGTCATTTGATCTATCGTCTTCGAGGCCGCATCCGAATCGCCAACTGCTTCCTTGCCGGGACACTGGCCGGCATCATAGTTGCGATCCAGGTGGGAATGGTCCTCGCCTCCCCCCGCTATTCCTCGCAGATCCTGGCCGACGCCATCCGTCCCGAGCTCAACCCCAATGACCTGGTTGTGATCGACGGGAAATATCCCGATGCATCGTCGCTGGCTTTTTACCTGGAGCGGCCGGTCCTCATTGCGCTGCCGGACAGAGTCGGCTTCAACCTGATAGCGCCAGCGGTTTCAACCGGAGCGGTTGCACTCAGTCAGGTTTGGACTGGATCGGCCAGAGTCTTTCTCTGGACCAGCATCGATCACCCGCTCGCCACTCCCGGGCCGGGATTTGTCGTCGCCAATAGCGGCGGCAAGCAAATAGTCAGCAACCAGCCGAACTCGGCGGGCGCCGCGTTCTAA
- a CDS encoding response regulator yields MIKRRILLVDDELAVLLTLKAVLELNGFDVETAASAKEAKLKIRANAYHMIITDMRMESETAGTEVVRAAKNATYQPAVAMLTAFPLPGSDWSEDGADEMLVKPMNTSELVRQLEALLISHEDKKQRQKPVVPVNEQSVSKAVAHSS; encoded by the coding sequence TTGATCAAGCGGCGTATTTTGCTGGTAGATGATGAGCTTGCGGTTCTGCTAACGCTGAAAGCAGTCCTCGAGCTGAATGGCTTTGACGTGGAGACGGCGGCTTCGGCCAAGGAAGCGAAATTAAAGATTCGTGCCAACGCCTATCACATGATCATCACCGACATGCGAATGGAAAGCGAGACTGCTGGAACTGAGGTGGTTCGCGCCGCCAAGAACGCGACGTACCAGCCTGCGGTGGCCATGTTGACTGCTTTTCCTTTGCCCGGCTCCGATTGGAGCGAAGACGGTGCGGATGAAATGCTGGTCAAGCCAATGAACACTTCTGAACTGGTTCGACAGCTCGAAGCGCTGCTGATTTCGCACGAAGATAAGAAGCAGCGGCAAAAACCGGTTGTCCCCGTGAATGAACAATCGGTTTCAAAAGCAGTTGCCCACAGCAGCTGA
- a CDS encoding S9 family peptidase, which translates to MKVLIGLLLSLLAPLQNPFAAEVQRPITVEDIYAHGNPTGWMPEELQWSPDGARVTFLSSDSDLMELNPNNGSIGTLVSHTKLGSLASKAANEKDRDHRSRYGMSSYIWAPDSKHILFDSDGQLFLYSLDNGTAIDVASTGVGSGDDPKFSPNGQYLSYVRDHNLFVHRFKDQSAEVALTNTHDEALLNGEVDWVYLEELDVRTNYVWAPDSARVAYLQMNEESVPEYPITDWVPIHATVDRQRYPQPGDPNPQVRLGVVKAQGGKTLWMKLPISEGNDYIPRFGWVNPETLWIEILTRDQKHRSIYFADAQHGDVRLAYSEQDEKFLDNYDVEFSRGNFYLLSWRDGHTHIYDYAFDQANPLSGAVAEPSAHLVRQITSGDFEVTHLEPVVENSQTIFFISNESDPREMQVWAIQTDGTGKRRLSTSAGVHSPVFAPSSSTFIDTASDRTTPPRVDLCHGSDCRPFWKSQPLEGVTITAPVSLQLTAADSKTTLYAELLLPSGEKPASLPLIMNPYGGPHAQTVQNSWRSTQDRMWDQLLLQHGFAVLRVDNRGMGARGRDFEQAAYHNFGPVQLADQLAALDQVLAKYPQLDKDRLGWWGWSWGGTFTLNAMTHSDRFRAGVPVAPVTDWRNYDSIYTERYMGLPAENADGYRDQSVVNSASHLKGHLLIAHGTGDDNVHLANTMQFIQALIDADLPYDYQVYPRKTHSIAGAEARTQLFNRILAHFETYLKPVAGSAP; encoded by the coding sequence TTGAAGGTCCTCATTGGCTTGTTGCTCTCGCTTCTTGCACCACTCCAAAATCCCTTTGCCGCCGAAGTTCAACGTCCGATCACGGTAGAAGACATATACGCTCACGGCAATCCCACGGGATGGATGCCGGAGGAGTTGCAATGGTCTCCGGATGGCGCTCGAGTCACATTTCTTTCCTCAGACTCTGACCTAATGGAGTTGAATCCGAATAACGGTTCCATCGGAACTCTGGTGAGCCATACCAAGCTCGGCTCGCTTGCGTCCAAAGCGGCAAACGAGAAAGACCGGGACCATCGCTCGCGCTATGGAATGTCCAGCTATATCTGGGCGCCGGACTCCAAGCACATCCTCTTCGATAGTGATGGGCAGTTGTTCCTCTACTCTCTGGATAATGGCACGGCCATCGATGTGGCTTCTACTGGAGTAGGCAGCGGCGACGACCCGAAGTTTTCTCCGAACGGACAGTATCTCTCCTACGTGCGCGATCACAATCTTTTCGTCCACCGGTTCAAAGATCAGTCGGCCGAGGTTGCGCTGACAAATACGCATGATGAGGCGCTGCTGAACGGAGAGGTGGATTGGGTCTATCTGGAAGAACTTGACGTCCGAACCAACTATGTCTGGGCGCCCGATTCAGCCAGAGTCGCCTACCTTCAGATGAACGAAGAGAGCGTGCCCGAATATCCGATTACGGATTGGGTCCCCATACATGCCACTGTCGATCGCCAACGCTACCCGCAACCAGGCGACCCGAATCCGCAGGTTCGTCTCGGAGTGGTGAAGGCGCAGGGCGGCAAGACATTATGGATGAAACTACCGATCAGTGAAGGGAATGACTATATTCCGCGCTTCGGCTGGGTGAATCCAGAGACCTTGTGGATTGAAATCCTCACCCGCGACCAAAAGCATCGCAGCATCTATTTCGCCGATGCCCAGCATGGCGACGTGAGGCTGGCCTACTCAGAGCAGGATGAGAAGTTCCTCGATAACTACGATGTCGAGTTCAGCAGGGGGAATTTCTATCTATTGAGTTGGCGGGATGGGCACACTCACATCTATGACTACGCCTTCGACCAGGCGAATCCGCTGAGCGGCGCTGTCGCAGAACCATCGGCCCATCTGGTCAGACAGATTACGAGCGGCGATTTCGAAGTGACACATCTGGAGCCGGTCGTTGAAAACTCCCAAACAATCTTCTTTATCTCGAATGAAAGCGATCCTCGCGAAATGCAGGTCTGGGCGATCCAGACCGATGGTACCGGCAAACGCAGGCTCTCGACGTCCGCCGGCGTTCATTCACCAGTCTTCGCGCCATCCAGTTCCACGTTTATCGACACCGCTTCGGATCGGACAACGCCACCGAGAGTCGATCTTTGTCATGGTTCGGATTGTCGCCCGTTTTGGAAGTCGCAACCCCTGGAAGGAGTGACGATCACTGCGCCGGTATCTTTGCAGTTGACAGCAGCCGACAGCAAGACCACGCTCTATGCCGAACTGTTGCTGCCTTCAGGTGAGAAGCCTGCTTCCCTTCCACTCATCATGAATCCCTACGGTGGACCACACGCGCAGACCGTGCAAAACAGCTGGCGCAGCACGCAGGACCGCATGTGGGATCAGCTTTTATTGCAGCATGGCTTTGCGGTGCTGCGCGTCGATAATCGCGGCATGGGCGCGCGGGGACGCGACTTTGAGCAGGCTGCTTATCACAACTTCGGCCCAGTGCAGCTCGCCGATCAACTGGCTGCCCTCGATCAGGTGCTGGCGAAATATCCGCAGCTTGACAAGGACCGCCTCGGCTGGTGGGGATGGAGTTGGGGCGGGACCTTCACCCTGAATGCTATGACCCATTCGGACCGCTTTCGCGCTGGAGTTCCGGTAGCGCCGGTGACCGACTGGCGCAACTACGACTCGATCTATACCGAGCGATATATGGGACTGCCAGCGGAAAATGCGGACGGCTACCGAGACCAGTCGGTGGTGAACTCGGCGAGCCATCTGAAGGGTCATCTCTTGATTGCACACGGTACGGGCGATGACAACGTGCACCTCGCCAATACCATGCAGTTCATTCAGGCATTGATCGATGCCGACCTTCCCTATGACTACCAGGTATATCCACGAAAGACCCATTCGATCGCCGGAGCCGAAGCGCGGACACAGCTCTTCAACCGGATTCTCGCTCACTTTGAAACTTATCTAAAACCTGTCGCCGGGAGTGCGCCATGA
- the gyrA gene encoding DNA gyrase subunit A — MANDENPLLPLGGGDGNDGANGTGGPTGASSIIPINIEDEMRRSYLDYSMSVIIGRALPDVRDGLKPVHRRILYTLHEMGLQYNKKYTKCAKVVGQAMGVFHPHGDSAIYDTMVRLAQPFSLRYPMIDGQGNFGSVDGDPPAAMRYTECRMMRIASEMLADIDMETVDFMPNYDESTFEPTVLPARIPNLIVNGSNGIAVGMATNIPPHNLTEVVNATIEMINNPQAGLIEVLKHVQGPDFPTGGFLYGRGGVAQAYATGRGKFLIRAKVSTENLTKEKQAIIVSEIPYQVNKMKLIERIAELYHEKVIDDITDVRDESDRDGMRIVIELRRGAEAQIVLNQLYKHTQMQESFSMIFLAVVNGQPKELPLHVAIQHFIDHRVDVVRRRTAFLLRKAREREHILEGYKIALDNLDRVIRIIRGSGSRAEARENLRTWSLGTEIVINLDKDTTNLNIAPGMSYRQIDAVLELQLYRLTQLSIDELLKELAQVRENIAEYESILASEKKLRGVIVKELEEVKKQYGDERRTLIVDESAELQLEDLIADEQVAVTVSHSGYLKRTPISTYRQQRRGGTGRIGMKTREEDFVSQLIIDSTHAYLLCFTNTGRVFWLKVYEIPDVGAAGKGKAIASLLNLQPGETVRNILPVRNLEEEGKFVFFATQKGTVKKTPLKDFCNVMARGIIAIGIDADDELIGVRITDGSQVVFLATHEGMAIRFDENDVRSMGRPAYGVRGIDLGKNDYLVGLAVTPKERIANGNGGNTPSLILSVTSNGFGKRTDVDEYRLQTRGGKGVINVKTTARNGKVQSINLVDDTSELMVISQYGKIIRIDTKTVRAAGRSTQGVKLLNLEEDDKVAAAVVIPPEEAKADLEDGTLLQ, encoded by the coding sequence ATGGCAAATGATGAAAATCCGCTGCTCCCCCTCGGAGGCGGTGATGGTAACGATGGCGCCAACGGAACCGGCGGCCCCACCGGCGCTTCCAGCATTATCCCGATCAATATTGAAGACGAGATGCGGCGCTCGTATCTCGATTATTCAATGTCGGTCATTATTGGGCGCGCGCTGCCTGATGTCCGCGACGGGCTGAAGCCAGTCCACCGCCGCATTCTGTATACGCTCCACGAAATGGGGCTGCAGTACAACAAGAAATACACCAAGTGCGCCAAGGTTGTGGGTCAGGCCATGGGTGTCTTCCATCCCCATGGCGACTCGGCGATCTACGACACGATGGTGCGTCTCGCTCAGCCATTCAGCTTGCGGTATCCGATGATCGATGGCCAGGGAAACTTCGGTTCGGTCGACGGCGATCCGCCGGCAGCTATGCGATATACCGAATGCCGCATGATGCGCATCGCCAGCGAAATGCTGGCGGATATCGACATGGAAACCGTCGACTTCATGCCGAACTATGACGAGTCGACCTTCGAACCCACGGTGTTGCCGGCCCGAATTCCGAACCTGATCGTGAATGGTTCGAACGGCATCGCGGTCGGCATGGCGACCAACATCCCTCCGCACAATCTAACGGAAGTCGTGAACGCCACGATCGAGATGATCAACAACCCTCAGGCGGGATTGATCGAGGTGCTCAAGCATGTGCAGGGGCCGGACTTTCCCACCGGCGGCTTTCTCTACGGGCGCGGTGGCGTTGCGCAGGCCTATGCAACCGGTCGCGGAAAGTTCCTGATTCGCGCCAAAGTCTCGACTGAAAACCTGACCAAGGAAAAGCAGGCGATCATCGTCAGCGAGATTCCTTACCAGGTTAATAAGATGAAGCTCATCGAGCGCATCGCCGAGCTTTACCACGAGAAGGTGATCGACGACATCACCGACGTGCGCGACGAGAGCGATCGCGATGGCATGCGGATCGTCATCGAACTGCGTCGCGGCGCCGAAGCGCAGATTGTACTGAACCAGCTTTATAAGCACACGCAGATGCAGGAAAGTTTCTCGATGATCTTCCTGGCGGTTGTCAATGGCCAGCCCAAAGAGCTTCCGTTGCATGTGGCGATCCAGCACTTCATCGATCACCGCGTCGATGTGGTTCGCCGCCGCACCGCGTTCTTGCTGCGCAAGGCGCGCGAGCGGGAACACATCCTCGAAGGCTACAAGATCGCCCTCGACAATCTGGATCGCGTCATCAGGATTATTCGCGGATCGGGTAGCCGCGCTGAGGCTCGCGAAAACCTTCGCACCTGGTCGCTCGGCACCGAAATCGTTATCAATCTCGATAAAGATACGACCAACTTGAATATCGCGCCCGGTATGAGCTACCGGCAGATCGACGCGGTCCTCGAACTGCAGCTTTATCGTCTCACCCAACTCTCGATCGACGAGTTGTTGAAGGAACTCGCACAGGTCCGCGAGAACATCGCAGAGTACGAATCGATCCTCGCCTCCGAGAAAAAACTTCGCGGCGTGATCGTGAAGGAATTAGAAGAGGTAAAGAAGCAATACGGCGACGAGCGCCGCACCCTGATCGTCGACGAGAGCGCCGAGCTCCAGCTCGAAGATCTGATCGCCGACGAACAAGTCGCCGTCACTGTCTCACATTCCGGCTACTTGAAACGCACGCCTATATCCACCTACCGCCAGCAGCGGCGTGGTGGCACCGGTCGAATCGGCATGAAGACTCGCGAGGAAGACTTTGTCTCGCAACTCATCATCGATTCCACCCATGCCTACCTGCTGTGCTTTACCAACACGGGTCGGGTTTTCTGGCTTAAGGTCTACGAGATTCCGGATGTCGGCGCCGCCGGCAAGGGCAAGGCCATTGCCAGTCTGCTGAACCTGCAGCCGGGGGAAACAGTGCGAAACATTCTGCCTGTGCGCAATCTGGAGGAAGAAGGGAAGTTCGTCTTCTTTGCTACCCAGAAGGGCACGGTGAAGAAGACGCCGCTCAAGGACTTCTGCAACGTCATGGCGCGCGGCATCATCGCCATCGGGATCGACGCTGATGATGAACTGATCGGAGTCCGCATCACGGACGGAAGTCAGGTCGTCTTCCTCGCGACCCACGAAGGCATGGCGATTCGCTTCGACGAAAATGATGTGCGCTCGATGGGCCGGCCGGCTTACGGCGTGCGCGGCATCGATCTCGGCAAGAATGATTATCTCGTCGGTCTCGCAGTCACTCCGAAAGAGCGCATCGCGAACGGAAACGGCGGCAACACTCCCAGCCTGATCCTCTCCGTCACCAGCAACGGCTTCGGTAAGCGTACCGATGTCGACGAGTACCGTCTGCAGACCCGCGGCGGCAAGGGCGTGATCAACGTCAAGACCACAGCCCGCAACGGTAAGGTGCAGTCCATTAACCTGGTCGACGATACCTCGGAGCTGATGGTGATCAGCCAATACGGCAAGATCATTCGCATCGACACGAAGACAGTGCGCGCAGCCGGACGATCGACTCAAGGGGTGAAGCTGCTCAATCTGGAAGAAGATGACAAAGTCGCCGCCGCAGTCGTCATTCCGCCCGAAGAGGCCAAAGCCGATCTCGAAGACGGAACGCTGCTGCAATAA
- a CDS encoding Rieske 2Fe-2S domain-containing protein, translating to MASEIASLPIYPSAPTETPATQLIYDDWYPALRSEVLAGKKLATATLLGIPMVLGRRSDGRIFAMRDSCPHRGIPLSCGWFDGRQVTCKYHGWAFEPVTGQCEEIPSLTPSDPLDPHKIYAGAFPCEERDGHAWVFVPGPGRGRVTLSDELPVIPETPKFGAKYRSAHLTADLPCNVDHGIIGLMDPAHGPFVHQAWWWRGRHSIHEKQKHFEPIPEGFRMATHAPSGNSAPYKLLGVYGEPITTTIDFVLPNRRYETIRCGQKWFSSLTTVTPTAANRCRIDVVAAWNVFYYVPLVTSIAKFFGNRFVRQDQETMIQQAQGLKHNPSLMLIDDADRPAKWYFALKQARLEGRSASTHPMPGPVTLKWRS from the coding sequence ATGGCGTCTGAAATTGCATCGTTGCCGATCTATCCGTCCGCGCCCACGGAGACGCCTGCCACCCAGTTGATTTATGACGACTGGTATCCGGCTCTGCGGAGTGAAGTGTTGGCCGGCAAGAAACTGGCAACTGCCACTCTGCTGGGAATTCCGATGGTGCTTGGGAGACGGAGCGATGGGCGAATTTTTGCGATGCGCGACAGCTGCCCGCATCGCGGGATTCCGTTGTCCTGTGGCTGGTTCGATGGCCGGCAGGTCACCTGCAAATATCACGGATGGGCCTTTGAGCCAGTGACCGGCCAGTGTGAAGAAATTCCTTCACTGACGCCGAGCGATCCGCTCGATCCCCACAAGATTTATGCCGGGGCGTTTCCGTGCGAGGAGCGGGACGGGCATGCCTGGGTCTTCGTTCCCGGGCCCGGTCGCGGGCGAGTGACTTTGAGCGACGAGTTGCCCGTTATTCCCGAGACGCCGAAATTTGGAGCCAAGTATCGAAGCGCTCACCTGACCGCTGATCTGCCTTGCAACGTGGATCATGGCATCATCGGCCTCATGGATCCGGCGCACGGGCCCTTTGTCCATCAGGCCTGGTGGTGGCGGGGGCGGCATAGTATCCATGAAAAGCAAAAGCACTTCGAGCCGATCCCGGAGGGGTTTCGAATGGCGACCCACGCGCCGTCTGGTAATAGCGCCCCTTACAAGTTATTGGGTGTCTACGGCGAACCGATCACCACCACCATCGATTTTGTTCTGCCCAACCGCAGGTATGAAACCATTCGTTGTGGTCAGAAGTGGTTTTCCAGTCTCACCACGGTGACGCCCACGGCAGCGAACCGCTGCCGGATCGATGTGGTGGCCGCCTGGAATGTCTTCTACTACGTGCCGTTGGTGACCAGCATTGCCAAGTTCTTCGGCAACCGTTTTGTCCGGCAGGACCAGGAAACCATGATCCAGCAGGCGCAAGGATTAAAGCATAACCCTTCGCTCATGTTGATCGATGATGCCGATCGTCCGGCAAAATGGTACTTTGCCCTAAAACAAGCTCGGCTGGAGGGCCGCTCCGCTTCGACCCACCCCATGCCGGGTCCGGTGACCCTGAAGTGGCGGAGCTAA
- the mtaB gene encoding tRNA (N(6)-L-threonylcarbamoyladenosine(37)-C(2))-methylthiotransferase MtaB, translated as MAYVTHFVTRAGSPKPGPGAYPVDRLVKVAEYHVENFGCRASRADGEAIASRLRDSGVREAGQPGLADVVIVNTCSVTEEADRSARAYLRRIRRENPKARVVVTGCYAQRAPEELAALPGVHAVIGNSHKSRVVEAAIAQISSSDKGSGAFVPLNSLRPSSIESGAASVSIWHDPLFAHSELAALPFASDAHQTRPNLKIQDGCGNRCSFCIIPTTRGSSRSVNLKECLRAVEGFAAQGGQELVLSGINLGRWGRDLSPATRLEELVGAILEKTSLPRLRISSVEPMDWSADLIALFRMHGQDRGGGGPRLARHAHLPLQSGSDAILRAMHRRYRPWHYAAKLEEIRSASPGAAIGADVMIGFPGETDSLFAQTYDFIDRLPFTYLHVFPFSARPGTQAFAWHQSTPSSGNAVKERKIALRRLISRKNAEFRASLIGSTLSVVTLAGSSAFTTEALSDNFVKLMVEGAFAPNRLLRVRIAAMTPDGLTGVPVSAS; from the coding sequence GTGGCCTACGTCACTCACTTCGTAACGAGGGCAGGGAGCCCAAAACCCGGGCCGGGTGCCTATCCGGTTGATAGACTGGTTAAGGTGGCAGAATATCACGTTGAGAACTTCGGATGCCGCGCGAGTCGCGCCGATGGCGAGGCAATCGCTTCCAGGCTGCGCGATTCCGGCGTCCGCGAGGCTGGTCAGCCAGGCTTGGCTGATGTGGTGATTGTCAATACATGCAGTGTTACGGAGGAAGCGGATAGGAGCGCTCGGGCTTATCTGCGCCGTATCCGTCGCGAAAATCCCAAGGCAAGAGTCGTCGTAACCGGCTGCTATGCGCAACGCGCGCCGGAAGAGTTGGCTGCCCTCCCCGGAGTCCATGCGGTTATCGGTAACAGTCATAAGTCCCGGGTTGTGGAAGCGGCGATCGCTCAAATCTCCAGTTCCGACAAAGGATCTGGGGCTTTCGTTCCCCTGAATTCGCTCCGGCCCTCGAGCATAGAATCGGGTGCAGCTTCAGTATCGATATGGCATGACCCTCTGTTCGCGCACTCAGAACTTGCCGCCTTGCCGTTCGCCTCCGACGCACATCAAACCCGGCCCAACTTGAAGATTCAGGATGGCTGCGGCAACCGGTGTTCTTTTTGCATTATTCCTACGACCCGGGGATCTAGCCGATCAGTCAACCTCAAGGAATGCTTGCGGGCGGTAGAAGGCTTCGCTGCTCAAGGCGGCCAAGAGTTGGTACTCTCCGGAATCAATCTTGGCCGCTGGGGCCGGGATCTTTCCCCCGCAACTCGACTGGAGGAATTGGTTGGCGCAATCCTTGAAAAGACGAGTTTGCCTCGGCTCCGAATCAGTTCCGTTGAGCCGATGGACTGGTCGGCCGATCTGATCGCTCTTTTCCGGATGCATGGTCAGGATCGAGGTGGCGGTGGTCCGCGCCTGGCGCGCCACGCTCATCTTCCCTTGCAGTCCGGGTCGGATGCGATCCTGCGGGCGATGCATCGCCGCTATCGGCCCTGGCACTATGCGGCGAAGCTTGAGGAGATCCGATCCGCCTCTCCGGGAGCGGCGATCGGGGCGGATGTGATGATCGGCTTTCCCGGTGAGACCGATAGCCTCTTTGCGCAGACTTACGACTTCATCGATCGATTGCCATTCACCTACTTGCATGTCTTCCCATTTTCGGCGCGCCCTGGCACTCAGGCCTTTGCCTGGCATCAGTCCACGCCTTCATCTGGCAACGCGGTGAAGGAGCGGAAGATCGCGTTGCGGAGACTGATCTCCAGAAAAAACGCGGAGTTCCGGGCGTCGTTGATCGGCTCCACTCTGTCGGTCGTGACACTCGCGGGCTCAAGCGCCTTTACGACCGAGGCGCTTTCGGATAACTTCGTGAAGTTGATGGTCGAGGGGGCCTTCGCTCCGAACCGCTTGCTACGCGTTCGGATAGCAGCCATGACCCCTGACGGGTTGACTGGTGTGCCGGTTTCCGCATCGTAA
- the infC gene encoding translation initiation factor IF-3, translating into MDKRSAKSFIRINEKIRAREVRVIDDAGNQLGILPPFEALKIARERGLDLVEVSPSAVPPVCRIQDYGKFLYEKDKSDRAARKKQKVIVVKEVKFSVTVDEHDYQTKKNQAVRFLTEGDKVKASLRFKGRQMAHRELGYAIVNRLIQDIGDNGVVEFMPRMEGTTLHAILAPGKKIEAAKAKAAAPKPPAAQPPLNAQPPAIAVQGSTAPQS; encoded by the coding sequence ATCGACAAGCGTTCAGCAAAATCATTCATCCGTATTAACGAAAAGATCCGCGCCCGCGAAGTGCGCGTGATTGACGATGCCGGCAATCAGCTGGGCATCCTTCCTCCCTTCGAGGCTTTGAAAATCGCCCGGGAGCGCGGTCTAGACCTGGTGGAGGTCTCACCGAGCGCCGTGCCGCCAGTTTGTCGCATTCAGGATTACGGGAAGTTTCTTTACGAGAAAGACAAGAGCGACCGGGCCGCCCGCAAGAAGCAGAAGGTCATCGTCGTGAAAGAAGTCAAGTTCTCAGTCACCGTTGACGAACATGATTACCAGACGAAAAAGAACCAGGCAGTCCGCTTCCTGACGGAAGGCGACAAAGTGAAAGCGTCGCTTCGTTTCAAAGGCCGTCAAATGGCGCACCGCGAGCTGGGCTATGCGATCGTCAACCGGCTCATCCAGGACATCGGCGACAATGGGGTGGTTGAGTTCATGCCTCGCATGGAAGGGACGACACTTCATGCCATTCTTGCCCCCGGCAAGAAAATCGAAGCGGCCAAGGCCAAAGCTGCTGCTCCGAAGCCGCCTGCGGCACAACCTCCTCTCAACGCGCAGCCGCCCGCGATAGCCGTCCAAGGCAGCACAGCACCGCAATCTTAG
- a CDS encoding class I SAM-dependent methyltransferase — protein sequence MRLYGDRIQNAHDQNDPLLPVPAHFKQNLVENCKVFADRDEMLKALPKGKIWAEVGTYEGEFARKILDWCEPSHIDLMDLTYELVKAKGHVKESDRVTFNKGDSAKLLSSQPDGKYDYIYIDAGHDLIDVARDAVAAIPKLKPDGIIFFNDYIFFSVTGLRPFGTVPVVNALVATEEWEVVYFAFQNKMQCDIALQRTSVRKSANSNGHGALSSSSLS from the coding sequence ATGCGTCTTTATGGAGATCGCATTCAAAACGCCCACGATCAGAACGATCCTTTACTTCCGGTTCCCGCTCACTTTAAGCAAAACCTGGTCGAGAACTGCAAGGTTTTTGCCGATCGGGATGAGATGCTTAAGGCGCTTCCAAAGGGAAAAATCTGGGCAGAGGTCGGCACCTATGAAGGTGAATTCGCGCGCAAGATTCTCGATTGGTGCGAGCCCAGCCATATTGACCTGATGGATTTGACCTATGAGCTTGTGAAGGCAAAAGGCCATGTCAAGGAATCGGACCGGGTCACTTTCAATAAGGGTGATTCCGCGAAGCTGCTTTCATCGCAGCCCGATGGAAAGTACGACTACATCTATATCGATGCCGGTCATGACCTGATTGACGTAGCTCGGGATGCAGTCGCTGCCATCCCCAAGCTGAAGCCAGACGGCATTATTTTCTTCAACGACTACATTTTCTTTTCGGTTACCGGCCTGCGGCCATTCGGCACCGTCCCTGTGGTCAACGCACTGGTCGCCACTGAGGAGTGGGAAGTCGTCTATTTCGCATTTCAGAACAAGATGCAGTGCGACATTGCTCTACAGCGGACGAGCGTAAGGAAGTCGGCCAATTCGAATGGACATGGGGCCCTGAGCTCTTCGAGTCTGAGCTGA